One window from the genome of Cryptomeria japonica chromosome 6, Sugi_1.0, whole genome shotgun sequence encodes:
- the LOC131876780 gene encoding uncharacterized mitochondrial protein AtMg00750-like: protein MGPDTTARKVLLAGLWWPTVHHNAREWVLVCDTCQWAGKPLKQDFMPLNPSHAQELFERWGLDFVGPLKAGHTRRCRYIVVATEYLTKWVEARALLDDSAVSTGKFIYEQIIT from the coding sequence ATGGGCCCAGACACTACAGCCCGCAAGGTGCTTCTCGCAGGACTGTGGTGGCCAACGGTACATCACAACGCCAGGGAGTGGGTCTTGGTGTGCGACACTTGCCAATGGGCGGGCAAACCTCTAAAGcaggacttcatgcccctcaacccgtcgcaTGCACAGGAACTCTTTGaacgatggggactcgactttgtggGTCCTCTTAAGGCCGGCCACACACGACGATGTCGGTACATTGTAGTtgcgacagaatacttgaccaagtgggtggaggcaagggcTCTCCTGGATGATTCGGCAGTAAGCACAGGGAAATTTATTTACGAACAAATCATTACGTga